In Oryza sativa Japonica Group chromosome 1, ASM3414082v1, the genomic stretch TTttcttatacttatacttatacttatcagttaaaatttaatatttaaatttaaatttaaagctgattttgagagttttttttttcatcgaagtttgtTTTTAACCTAACCTATGCTTTTAGGCCGCCTATGCTTTTAGGCCGCTacgaacacatatataaacgttttattcacaaattactttttttgcaaatatgtcgtttgACTTTGTTCCACTTTATTACTAAAGCCAACCTCATTAAGTTTTGGTGATACTAAGTTTTACTACGTTTTATTTTTCCGAATTTTGGTAGTGTTAATTGTGCTTGTTTGAAATCTAACCAAATTTCGGTTAATCTTTCGTGAgaagaaatttctgaaattaccAATGTTTAATTTACTACTTTAccaattattctttcagtgatagGCAACGTAACCGTCGATAGCGAGGCTCCCCTGGTAACTTCGTCAATTTTAAGACATGCCAGCCTAGTCTTCTGGAGGTGCTTATAGGAgtagggtgtgcgtgtgtgcgttcaCAGGGGTGAGTGTGAGCGCTTGCGTTTGTActttctaaaaataatttaataacaacaaaatttagtaaggcaGATTCTATGTGTACTCCTAACTATGCAGTCTTTTCCCTCTAAATTGTAGCCACAGAAAGCAATGCGTTCGCTATCTTTTTCTTCACTGAGTGTAAACTCCAGCAGGTGATGTACTGAACTGTGTGTAGTTCATCTGATGATCTTTTCAGTTCAGTTACGCACAACTCATGTTTATTTAGTACCATTACATTACAGAAAAATGGGAATCCAATGATACATTACATACTCCTAGCAATTACAATAATAATGGTAATGATATGACGAGCAATAATTCAACCAAAAATGGACAGAACATTAAGAAAAGAACACCTtttcaacaacaaaaaaaattaagagagaaaaaaaacaacagaaaaAATTATGGAAGGCGCGTACAATACAGAGATCTCGCTCAAACTTGTCATCAACCTCATCGTCACAGCCCCAACCAGACGCTCGCCAAGGCAAGAACCACCCCGACACCAGCACCGGCcgtcaccctcgccgccgcgagaGACGGGGTCGTCGCGTCCGGCGTCGCGTCGGCGGCCTCGGGCGCGTCGGCGACCGACGTGGCCGGCgtcttccccttcttcttcgtcgccggcgacagcggcgcgggcgcgggcgccggcgtGCTGTAGATGGCCATCGGGAGCAGCACCTTGTCCACCTGGTACACGACGAGGTTGTCGCCGGTGTAGAGCGCGTTGCCGACGGTGGCGTTGACGACGCCGGTGGAGATGTTCACCTGCTGCCCCTCCGCCGTCACGTTGAGCGGGTACTGCCCCGGCGAGTTGCTGCCGGCCTGCGTCCGGAGCGGGTTGCTGACGGTGTCGAACTGCGACATGGGGATCAGCGTGGACAGCACGTGGTACTGCACCAGCGAGTTCTTCTGCTGGTCGGACAGCGAGTTGAGCGTGCCGGAGGGGAGCGACGTGAACGCGTTGTCCGTCGGCGCGAACACCGTCAGCCCGTTGCGCGAGCTGTTCAGCTGGTTGTCGAtctgctccgccgcgccggtggacCGCATCAGCCTGATGAGCGTGTTGAACTGCCCGGCCTTGGCGAGCACCCCCGTGATGTTCGTCGTCTtcgtcgacgccggcgcgggcgccgctggcgtcgccggtgccgccggtgtcgccggcgccggcgcggccggcgccgccgtcgggccctgAGCCGACGCCGCGATGGCCATGGACACAACAAGACACAGCACAAGTCTCTGCATGGCTTGCATGGTGGATGCTGTCAcagtgtcaaaaaaaaaacttggtgaTTGCTAttggttgtgaacttgtgatg encodes the following:
- the LOC4324060 gene encoding fasciclin-like arabinogalactan protein 11 — translated: MQAMQRLVLCLVVSMAIAASAQGPTAAPAAPAPATPAAPATPAAPAPASTKTTNITGVLAKAGQFNTLIRLMRSTGAAEQIDNQLNSSRNGLTVFAPTDNAFTSLPSGTLNSLSDQQKNSLVQYHVLSTLIPMSQFDTVSNPLRTQAGSNSPGQYPLNVTAEGQQVNISTGVVNATVGNALYTGDNLVVYQVDKVLLPMAIYSTPAPAPAPLSPATKKKGKTPATSVADAPEAADATPDATTPSLAAARVTAGAGVGVVLALASVWLGL